The Trichoderma breve strain T069 chromosome 2, whole genome shotgun sequence DNA segment GCCTGCCTCGCGTTCAACAGGGTAATTCTGTGGACGACTTCTTCTCTCAGTTAGAGCATAGAGAAAAGGATACCAATAATCCTTTTGCTACTTGGTTCGGTGAACTGTACTTCGAATATCATCGAGGCACTTATACTACCCAAGCTAAGACTAAGTTGAACAACCGACGGGCCGAGATCTTCCTACATGATCTGGAGTATTTGGCCACGCTTGCCAGTATACAAAAGGATTCAACTTACAGGTACccaaagaaggagattgacgaGATGTGGGAGAAGGTTCTGCTTTGTCAATTTCATGACTGCCTTCCAGGGAGCTCGATTGAGATGTGCTACGATGATACGGATAAAGTGAGTTATTACACTCCCACTGTTTCATATTGCTAGTTGAACTGAAGACTAACGATACTAGCTCTACGACGAAGTATTCTCCGTAGGAAATACAGCACTTACGAATGTTGCGACTGCGCTTGAGCTAAACTTGCAACCAACAGATTCTGCCAACCTTGTGGTAGTAAACACGCTCGATTGGGACAGGGTTGGTCTAGTACCATTGCCAGCCATAGCTCATTCCGAGGATAACCAGAAGTATGGTTTCTACCTATGTGAACCCGGGATATCACCACTTCAGCCCCTGTCAGACGTTTCTTTCGAGGCAGCGACCATATCCGAAATCAGCAAGGGTGTCTGGATCTTGTCAAACAGCCAGTACCGTGTCACGGTGACTCAGGGCACCATCATCTCGCTCTATGACCTCCGACGAGACCGTGAAATAATCCCTGAGGGTGGAAGAGCCAATCAGCTCGTTGTGTTTGGTGATATGACCCTTTATCATCAGGCCTGGGATGTGGAAACATATCATCTCTCCCACGGCCGCGAACTGGAAGGAGGGGTCTCGTATGGCTGAAAGTGGTCCTGAGAGAGTTTCAGTGACAACAATCACAAAGATATCTGGAAACAGCTCGATCAAGACTACTATATCGCTCAATGCTGTCATTGATCCCCAAGAGGAAAGTCATATTGAATGCTCTGCAGACGAGGACTGGCACGAGAACATGAAGTTCCTCAAGGTCCAGTTCCCAGTGGATATTTACAACACAAAGGCATCATATGAGACTCAGTTCGGTATTGTGGAACGGCCAACACATTACAACACCTCCTGGGATATGGCCAAGCTCGAGGTGTGCTGTCACAAATGGGCCGACTTATCGGAAGCAGGATACGGTGTGAGCATTCTTAACGACTCCAAATATGGCTTCGCTACGAGCGGAAACATGATGCGATTGAGCCTGCTCCGTTCACCAAAGGCTCCCGATGCCAACGCTGATATAGGTCGTCATCATATTAAATGGGGCATTTTCCCTCACGAAGGACCTGTAGGTTGGCAAACAGTGAAGAAGGGCTTTGAGTTCAACATTCAAGTCCGTATTGCCTCGTGCCCTAATGGGATCCGCTCGCCGGAGTTGTCAGCGAGCCCCGTCAAATTGAGAGACGGTCTAGGACTAGTGCTGGACACCATCAAGAGAGCAGAAGATGATACGGATGTGAGTTGCGGCAATTTGCCTACAAGGGATGGCAAAAGCATCGTATGCCGAGTATATGATGCCATTGGTGGGAAGAACAGGGCTTTCTTAGAGACCGGGCACGCTAAGATTCAGAAGGCGTGGAAATGCAATCTCTTGGAAGATGACCTAGAGGAGCTGCCCATTGTGAATGGTGGTGTAGAGATAGAGCTGCAAAGATTCGAACTGGCTACCTATAGACTACTTTTAGAGTAGCTGCTAGATGTTGGAATCACTGGACGTGGTGCCTCTATGCTGAAGTCTGTCGCAAAGCAAGGGTAGAATTTAGAGGTGAATCAATTATGCGCACGAATAACATCTATAATCCATGAGCCATCATAGACTAGCCTCTCCAGATAAGTCTACTCATGGTCTTTCGTGACGTGTTTCAGGAGTGTTTCTAGCACTGGCCGTGCCTGATCAATGTATGCTGCGCGCGCTGTGCGAGCAGCAAGCACCCGGAGCGACAACGAAACCAAGGCTTGCCAGTTGTGTACATACAAAGGAGGTCCACGCAGTTGCGCAGCCAGAATCAATAGCGTTGCCGTGGAGATGGCACGATAGCTGAACCAGGTCGCCTCGTAATAATGTGGTCTTGTGAGTCGCTTGATCGTGAGAGCACAGTACTGGAGGCATTTCTGTGCTAAGGGTAATACACGATCAAAGTATGGATCTGTGTCGGGCTTGTGGAGAGCGTAATAAAGTAATGGTCTGTAAGAAATCTGGCGCCATTGGAGTTGCCTGCATTCCAAGATAAATGCTAGGTCTTCGGGAGCACCATCGTCAGCATCAAATTCCAATGTTTTGGGTAATATTGTTCGCCATTGGTCAAGCTCGTGCTCCTGGAGAATGGCCTGAGCCATTACATGCTCTACATTCGCCAGCCAAACATGTTCTCCTGGCTCGTAGAGTAGATCATTAATAGAATCAGCCTTTTTCCTCAGCGCTATACACGCTAGATAATAGTACCAGCtatgttcttcttgttgttgtatgACGCTTGATGGCAATATCTGCCAATTTGAGTTTGTGTTGGATGAATCATCATTCACACTGCTGTGGAATGAGGTCCAGGAAGGGAGACTTGGAAACTCTCGAGGAAAGTGTAAGCTGGTAATACCCGCTGGTGGAAGGTCGAGCTCTTCTCGAAGGTCTCTGTGATACTTTTAGCATATGACATGACCTATGTCTTGGACAAGGCAGACGTACCGCTCAGTTCTACAACATGAAAAGTACAGTCGCTCTAAAACATGGAACTCTGTGTCGAGACTGTCATCTCTCACGTTCCTATGGGATAGTATAAACTGCAAACGACTGCAAGCCTGACTATAATGAACCCAGGCATTGGTAGGTCTCAACCGACACACTTCATATAGTCCAGCTAGAAAAAAGCACTGAACCGATGTGAGCGTGACGTCTAAGAGACCAAGGCGCTTCTTGGCCGCAAGGTAGAACGCATCGCCAGGTATGCAGTTCATTCCCAGGGAGTCATAGAATGTCTGATTGTAGGAACCTGGGGAAGGGTTTGAGTATTCAAACGACTCCCCGACCTGCTTCACGGTATTGGCAAGGGCACATGCCAGCATCTATTGGAATTTAGCAATTGGAATACAGTCCAAGTTGATTTCCGACGAGAAGTCAGGTTCATCTCACTACAACGCAGGAGTCTTCACCCCAATCGAACCCACCGTCTATTATCGTCTTGACCTGTAAGTTGAATCTTGAGACGTCGAATATCGGATTCTTCACGTGCGCTACTGTTAGATACCTCTGGCAGAGGTTTTGAATATGAGCCTTGTCTGTTGGTGATAATGGTGTTGTTATTTCCTCCACCAGGCCTTCAGCATTCCCCGTTCTAAACCCAGCCGGGGGCTCATCCCTCTGACTATGTGGGCTATGGTTTGACGTCGATGGACTAGATGGCAGTCTAGGTGAGATAATGCCTTGAGAAATGATGTTATGAATTATTGGCCACTTGGTTGTAGCTTCAAATGAGATCCCGGTTGCTTTGACAGCATGTGCGGGCCGTCCTAGATTAGACGCTCCTGGGAAAGTGGTGTTTTGCGCTGTGTCTaaagaaggcgaagatgaaTGAAGCGATTTACAGTTAGAATCAGTCGAATCTGCATAGGCTGGTCGTTGAGAAAGCTCCAAAAGTTGAGCAACATGATTGATGCGATTCATGACATCTGTCAACGTTGGCTCCCTGCTCACAAGGTAGGTTACACCAGAGTCCAGTGACTTACAGGcaaggtacaggtaccttAGTCAATCACTTACTGTGGAATTTGCTGTCCATCCAGCTCCCCATATACACATTGAACGTGGTTCTCCACGCAAACACCACATGAAGGCCGGCGGTTGTcgcattttgttttcttcgAGCGACACCGACGACAAGCCGTATGGCCTCGCTTGAAGCGCTTAGCGCGACGTACCTGAGtcacctcttcctcccagaAGTTCATTAGGGTTATTTGGAGCAGGGCAAGGCACAATAGTTGAGGCGAGAAACAGTGCAATAACCGTGTGGCGACAGCAATCGTTTGAGGGCGTTTGTGAAAAACGGACTGTTCTTCCTTCAATTTTCTCTCAACCTGAGAACCTACTAAGTCGTGATATAACTAATTACCTACATAAGTACCTATGCATGATTGTGTAATTGAGAGTGCCGATGGTGAAATTGGCTTACCACAGTGAGTTAAGGGTGCGGGGAACTTTCGCCTGATAGGGAATCCATTTAGATATAGGGGACTCATTGATGGCTTGCAGCCATCCTCATGGTTGGCTTCTCGAGtgaaaaaaaacaaacgGCTGCAGGTGCCGGGCGTGGGATACAGGTAACTATGAATATcctgaagatgatgccattgagaagGGGCAGGAACTATAAAGTACTGGTAGAAGGATAATATATGGGGACAATATGTGATATTATGGATGAGAAAAAGCTCTCTCTCCGACCTGTCTAGTAAGGACATGGATATAGCGCTATAATATAGGGTTCGATGTCTTCCATTTTTTGCCTCCTGAGACTCGGCTCCAGATTAGGATCACATGGTTCCGTTTTTGGAGGACAATGAACCCCGCGCTGAGAAATTTATCACCATTAAGTCACCTTAGCAACATTGAACTTAGAAGACGGTGATTACGCCGACTGTTTTACACACGGCGGCGACATCGGTGGTATTCGTGCCTGCTGACATTTACGGGCATGGCAAGCTAAGAGTATAATGATTAGCTGCTAGGAGGAGCACAGAGTGTTGAGTAAGCCTATAAACATAGAACTAAACGCACTCTACTGAGTCCTATTGTGCTGGGCAAAGCCCCTATCATCATGAGATTAAAACTTGCATAATATGTAGATTATTTAGACATTCATTTTTATACTTCTatctttattaatattaacATTGAAGATGGGGCCAGGCGTATAACGCGTGACATGTGCTCAAAAGCACTTATCTGAAAAGACCTATGTCCCCTGTACACCAGCGGAAGTATTCGAGGAACCCGTTCCAAAATAACTGCCTTTTAACCTTAGTCTTTTCCTGCATAACAAAGTAAGGCTGCGCATTAGATCACAGTAGGTTTTCTATTTTCGGATGTCTTCATTTACATCTGCATAAAGTCAGAGATAAATCTTGGCATAAACCCAAGGAAAACATTCAACTTCGCTCTAGACGGCGCAGAAGAAGGGAATGTAAGCAGGATCCAGAGTCCTGTAAATGAAAGGCATATTCTGACTCAAACCCTGGCTGTCGAACGCACGGCTGCGGATCTGCTGGCTGAGCTTTTGCATACTGTCCAGTAAAACCTTGGAAGCACTTTTTGTGTCCTGATTTAAGCTCTGCACAGTAGTGGCATCAAAAGCATCCTTAAGTGTCCGTCCGTCGCTGCCGTAAAATGGTCGATTAAAAGAAGCCATAAATCCTAGGTAATGAACAGCGGTGGCAGGGTCTGGCAGATACGGCATGAGGTCTTTGACGCCCTTCTCCTTCGGGATAGCAGTGTAAATGGCGGGAATATGGAATGGCAGGGTGCCGGAGGCAATTGGAGCGCCCCCGTTGACGCTGTGGTGCGAGACTGAGGTAGCATAGGCGAAGTGGGTGAGGACATCGATGAGAACTTTCTTGCTTAGGTTCTTCTCTTGGGGAAAGTCCTGGGCCTTGGCCATTGTGCTGGCCTCGTTGAACCAGTTGTGGACCTCAAAGTCGCCAGAGAGGTCATACTCGCTTTTATAGTACGAGTTGACAAAagatgtgaagaagatgtggTAGTTGTCACGGATGCGCTTGGCATCGTCGTAGAAGGGGAAAGAGTTAAAGACAGACTTTCCATTATCATCAATCAAACCACGGGCTTTCAAGTTGTTTTCCAGATATCCGCTCTGGTATCGACCGTCAACGGGCCAGCTGTCAGTAACAAATTGACGGCAGCCAAACTGATTGAAGACCATGAGCTGATCCCAGTGGCCGCCAGGGTTGAAGCAAAGCTCCTCTCCAACGATACGAGAAGAATAGGCTTGCACCATGAGGCGCTCGAGAAGAATCATTATGGGGTGCTTCTCGCTAAGAGTGTGAAGAGCAGCTTGGTGAACAGATTCGGTGACGTCGTGCGACACAACAAGGTGCAGCATTTGTGCGTGGAACATATCATTGGCGTTGaacatcatctttgccagcAACCAGTCATTCGCGGAGTCAAGAGGAGTGTAAGTCAGATCGGCGTCAACATTAGTGCGGATggccaaaggcaaaaagtTGCCAGACTCTGGGTCGATGTAGAAGTAGGCGCTGCAAGCGACGGGGAAACGCTGGACGACAGTAGCAACGTCGTACTTGGCCTGATAGGAGTGGTCGACAATGAAAAGGCGGTTGCTAGCCTGAAGAGACTCAAGCGTATTTCCAGAACCGACAATCTTACTCGTTATGACATCGTCTAgtggaaaaggaagaggctcGTCGGCCATAACGCGTCGGACGGCATGGGGGTGCTCGCTCAGGCGTTCCATGGAGAAAAGGAGATCTTGGGTCGCATTGGAAATGATACCAGGAGCAATACCTCGAGGATTTGTATTATTGAGCTGGCCATCGTAGAGGATTCTTTCGTAGTCTTGCCAACTGTTGAGGCCGCCATTCTGCAATGTGAAATTAGTACTTAAATCCATCTTCCAGTATGATGAAAGTGTGGCCGTTACAGTTTGAATAGCTCCTTGGAGGGACTGGACGTCGAGAGCaatcagctcatcaatgaTGGCACGGTCCTGGCTCCATGCATCGTAGTCGGCCTTGCTACGAGCATTGCCAAGTGTGCCATTGGGGAAGGGGGCGGCCTCGCCGGTGAGGGACGGGCCGTAGATGAAACCATCACGACGAGCAGAGACAGCAGCGGCACGAGCTTCGGGGTTGGGATCAAGCTG contains these protein-coding regions:
- a CDS encoding fungal zn(2)-Cys(6) binuclear cluster domain-containing protein → MNFWEEEVTQVRRAKRFKRGHTACRRCRSKKTKCDNRRPSCGVCVENHVQCVYGELDGQQIPQDLREELDLPPAGITSLHFPREFPSLPSWTSFHSSVNDDSSNTNSNWQILPSSVIQQQEEHSWYYYLACIALRKKADSINDLLYEPGEHVWLANVEHVMAQAILQEHELDQWRTILPKTLEFDADDGAPEDLAFILECRQLQWRQISYRPLLYYALHKPDTDPYFDRVLPLAQKCLQYCALTIKRLTRPHYYEATWFSYRAISTATLLILAAQLRGPPLYVHNWQALVSLSLRVLAARTARAAYIDQARPVLETLLKHVTKDHE
- a CDS encoding lipoxygenase domain-containing protein — encoded protein: MRSTDYVAAAAVLFGSALAAPTTYPACIPQLDPNPEARAAAVSARRDGFIYGPSLTGEAAPFPNGTLGNARSKADYDAWSQDRAIIDELIALDVQSLQGAIQTNGGLNSWQDYERILYDGQLNNTNPRGIAPGIISNATQDLLFSMERLSEHPHAVRRVMADEPLPFPLDDVITSKIVGSGNTLESLQASNRLFIVDHSYQAKYDVATVVQRFPVACSAYFYIDPESGNFLPLAIRTNVDADLTYTPLDSANDWLLAKMMFNANDMFHAQMLHLVVSHDVTESVHQAALHTLSEKHPIMILLERLMVQAYSSRIVGEELCFNPGGHWDQLMVFNQFGCRQFVTDSWPVDGRYQSGYLENNLKARGLIDDNGKSVFNSFPFYDDAKRIRDNYHIFFTSFVNSYYKSEYDLSGDFEVHNWFNEASTMAKAQDFPQEKNLSKKVLIDVLTHFAYATSVSHHSVNGGAPIASGTLPFHIPAIYTAIPKEKGVKDLMPYLPDPATAVHYLGFMASFNRPFYGSDGRTLKDAFDATTVQSLNQDTKSASKVLLDSMQKLSQQIRSRAFDSQGLSQNMPFIYRTLDPAYIPFFCAV